GCGGCGAGTCCTCATCGCTGGGCGTCCTCGACGGCGAGGACGTGACCTACGTGGCCCGCTCTTCCTCACGCCACCGGCTGATGGCCATCACCCTGTCGGTGGGTACCCGGCTACCGGCGGCCCATACCTCCATGGGCCGCGTCCTGCTCGCCCAGTTGCCGGATGCGGAGCTGGACGCCTGGCTGGAGCGGACGGTGCTGCAGCAACATACCGACAAGACCATCGTCGACAAGGGCGAGCTAAGGAAATGCATCCTCAAGGTGCGCCAGCAAGGCTATGCCATCGCCGACCAGGAACTCGACTCCGGACTGCGCTCCATCGCGGTTCCCGCCTTCGATGCCAACGGCCACCTGCTGGGTGCCATCAACATCAGCACCAACGCCGCGCGAATCGGCCACGAGACCCTGATCGGGGAGTACTTGCCGTTGCTGCTGCAGAAGGCCCGCGAGATCCGCACTACCATCAGCTAATCACGCCAAGGAAAGCCTCGTGCTGGAGATACTATCGATCACGCTACCGATCTTCCTGCTGATCGGTGCCGGCTTCCTGGCGGCGCTTTCCGGACTGGTGAGTCGCGACAATATGCAGGGCATCGCGACCTTCGTGATGTACTTCGCTCTGCCCTCACTGCTGATCCGCGCCTTGACCGCCACCCCGCTCGAAGAAGCCCTGAATGTCGGCTACCTGCTGGCCTACGGCCTGGGCTCGGCGGTGGTCTTCGCCGTGGGACTTACCCTCTCGCACCGGCGTGGCCACTCCCTGGACGCCGCTGCCATCCATGCCCTGGGCATGTCGGCGGCCAACAGCGGCTTTATCGGCTATCCGGTGGCGGTGATGGTCATCGGGGCACCGGCGGCGATCTTCATGGCTCTGAACATGGTCGTGGAGACCATGCTGATCATCCCCGTGGCGCTAACCCTGGCCGAGGCCAGTCGCCACAATGGCGGTGGGCTTTCCCGGATCGTTCGCAAGACTTTCGCCAGGCTCTCCCGCAACCCGGTGCTGGTCGGCCTGCTGTGCGGCGTGATACTGGCCCTGACCGGCTGGCAACTCCCCGGCCCCCTGAGCCGGTCCATCGACATGCTTGCCGAGGCCGCCGGGCCGGCCGCACTGTTCACCATCGGGGGAATGCTGCATGGACTCAAGATACGCGGCATGGCGGCCGACATGGGACAGGTCGTGATCGGCAAGCTGTTACTCCACCCCCTGGCGGTGCTGATCTTCTTCCTGCTGCTGCCCTCCCCGGACCCCCTGATGATCGCCGCCGGCCTGCTGTTCGCCTGTGCGCCGATGATCAGCGTCTACCCGCTGTTCGGCAAGCAGTTCGACCAGGGCGACACCAGCGCCGCGGCACTGATGATCGGTACACTGGCCTCCTTCCTCACCATCAGCCTGATGATCTGGCTGCTGACCCTGTTCGGCCTGCTGCCGCTCTAGGCGGCCTGCATTACCGCCTCCAGGGCGGCGCGGTAGCCCTGGCTGCCCAGGCCGGCGATCACCCCGTCGGCGCGTAGCGAGACATAGGAGTGGTGACGGAAGCCCTCACGCTTGTGCACGTTGGAGAGATGCACCTCGATGACCCGGCCATCGAAGGCGTTGAGGGCATCGAGGATCGCCACCGAGGTGTGGGTGTAGGCCGCCGGATTGATGATGATCGCCGCGGTGCCATCCAGTCGCGCTGCATGGATCAGGTCGATCAACTCCCCCTCGTGGTTGCTCTGTCGGCAGCGAACCTCCCAGCCCCCCAGCGCCGCCTGCTCGAACAGCGCGTTATCGATGTCCTCCAGGCTCTCGTAGCCGTAGATCTCCGGCTGGCGGGTGCCCAGCAGGTTGAGGTTGGGGCCGTGCAGTACCAGTACCTTGTTCATTGGGACTCCTTGGGCAATCGATCCTGTCCGTTACTGTCTGTTGCCGGCTCCAGCAGCCGCTGCCACGCCTCGCTGACCACCCGGCGATGCTCCTGGAAGGCCTCGTCGCGGCCGCGGGCCGGCTCGCGGGTCAGCGAGGCGCGGTGGGCGGCGCTGCGCAGCGCCAGATAGGCCTCGCGCAGGCGCTGGCACTCCCGGGCCGGCAGCCGTTCGGTGGCCTCCAGGGTCTCGAGGATCCGCATATTGTCGCTGTAGGCCAGCAGCTCCGGGGTCTCATGACCCATGGCCAGCACGGCAAACTGGCACAAGAACTCGAGGTCGACCATGCCGCCGGGGTCGTGCTTGAGGTCGAACTCCCCCTCCCCGCTCTTGCCCGCCAGGTGGTCGCGCATCTTGTGGCGCATCTTCACCACCTCCCCGCGCAGTGCCTCGACATCGCGCGCACGGCCGAGGACCTCGCGACGCACGCCATCGAAGCCCTCGGTCAGCCGCGGATGCCCCGCCACCACTCGGGCACGCACCAGCGCCTGGTGCTCCCAGGTCCAGGCCTCGCGGCGCTGGTAGTCGGCGTAGGCGTTGAGCGAGGTGACCAGCAGCCCGGAATTGCCCGAGGGGCGCAGCCGCATGTCAACTTCGTAGAGGGTCCCGGCCGGCGTTACCGCGGTGAGCAGGTGAATGATGCGCTGACCCAGGCGGGTATAGAAGACAGCGTTATCCAGCACTCGCTTGCCGTCGGTCTCGCCTTGAGTGGCGCCGTCATGAATGAACACCAGGTCGAGATCGGAGCCGTAGCCAAGTTCGATGCCGCCCAGCTTACCGTAGCCCACGATGAGGAAGGCGGGCTCGGCGTCGGCGCGCCCCCCGCCGGCCAGTTCGGGGAAGCCGTGCTTGCGGGTCAGGTGCTTCCAGGCCATGGTCAGTACCGCCTCGAGGATCACCTCGGCGATATAGGTAAGGTAGTCGCTCACCTTCATCAGGTGGCGAGTGCCGGCGACATCCGAAGCCGCCACGTGCAGCGTCTGGGCGTGCTTGAAGATCCGCAGGGCCTCGAGCTGGGCCTCCTCGTCCTCCTCGGGAATCCGCGCCAGGACCTGGCGGAGCTCATCGGCGAGCCGCGACTTGTCGGCAGGCGAGTAGAGGGTCTCGGGGGTCAGCAACTCATCGAGCAGGATCGGGTTGCGCGCCATGTGTTCGGCGATCCAGGGGCTCGCCGCACACAGCGTCATCAGGTGCCCCAGGGCATCGGGATTCTCGCGCAGCAGCGCCAGATAGGCGGTGCGCCGCAGCACCGACTCGATCAGCGGCAGTACGCGCTCCAGGGCAGTATCGGGGGTATCGCTCGCCGCGACGGCATCGAGCAGCAGCGGCAACAGGGCCTCCAGGCGCTCGAAGCCGATCCGTTGCATGCCCTGCACCTGGCGGGAGTGATGGAACGCCGCGAGCCGACGGGCCGCGGCGGCGGGGTCGACGAAGCCGGCGTCGCCCAACAGTGTCACGCCCTCCTCTTCGTCGAGCTCGCCTCGCCACAGCGCCCGCCACTGCTCCAGGGGAATGCCGCCGGCGGTCGCCTCGGCGACCTCCTCCGACTCCTCCTCGGGATCGGCGATCACCGCATCGAAATGGCGGCGCACCCGGGTGCGAACCTCGTCGAGCCGTGCCATCAGTGCCGGCCAGCCCTCCATGCCCAGCGCCAGGGACACCCGCTCACGGTCGAGGTCGTCAGCGGGCAGGCTCTGGGTCTGGCGATCCTCCAGGGCCTGCAGGGCGTGCTCCAGGTCGCGCAGGAAGACGTAGTCGGGCAACAACTCCTCGACCACCTCGGCGGGCAGCAGCCCCAGCTCGGGCAGGCGTTCCAGGGCGCTCTTCAGCGAGGTCACCTGCAACTCGGTGTCGCGACCACCGCGGATCAACTGAAAGGCCTGGACCACGAACTCCACCTCACGGATACCGCCGGGGCCGAGCTTGATATTGCCCTCCATGCCCTTGCGGCGCACCTCGCGATTGATCATGCCCTTGAGTTCGCGCAGCGACTCGATGGCACCGAAGTCGAGGTACTTGCGATAGACGAAGGGGCGCAGCCCGGCCAACAACTCGGCACCGGCATCCAGGTCGCCGGCCACCGGGCGCGCCTTGAGCATGGCATAGCGCTCCCACTCGCGCCCCTGGTCCTGATAGTAGCCCGAGAGCGAGTTGAAGCTCCCGACCAGGGGCCCCCCGTCGCCAAGCGGGCGCAGGCGCATGTCGACGCGAAAGGCGAAGCCGTCGGCGGTGACCGCATCCAGGGCAGCGATCAGCCGCTGCCCCAGCTTGGTGAAGTACTCCTGGTGCTCGAGGGACTTGCGCCCCCCCGTGGTCTCGCCGTTCTCGGGAAAGGCGAAGATCAGGTCGATATCTGAGGAGAGGTTGAGCTCGCCGGCGCCGAGCTTGCCCATGCCCAGCACCACCAGGCGCTGTTCGCTGCCATCGCGGCGCAGAGCGGGACGCCCCCAGCGGGGCTCGAGGAAGTGCTCCAGCCAGGCGAGCGCCGCTTCCAGGCAGGTCTCGGCCAGCCGCGATACCGCCGCCGCAGTGGCCCACATGTCGATGCCCTCGGGGCGGGTCAGGTCGCGCCATGCGATGCCGACCATGCGTGCGCGCCGGAAACGCCGAATGGCGGCGTGCATGGCCGCCTCGTCCTCGGCCTCCTCGAGGCGTTCGGCGAGCCAGCCCCGCAGGACCTCGGCCTCCGGGGCGGCGTCCAGCTCACCATTGGCGTCCAGGTGCAGGAGCCAGTCGGGGTAGCGCACCAGGGTCTCGGCCACGAAATCCGATATGGCCAGCACCCGGGCCAACTGCTCGCGACGCGGCTCGGCGAGTCCCAGCCAGTCCTCCAGGGGAGAGTCGCGGTCGGTCATCTCCGCCATACTCTCGGCCTGGCCCAGCGCTTCGGCCAGCCGCACCCGGGTTCGCTCCAGCGGCGCCTTGAGGACGGCGGGAATATCGATCAACGGCAGGAAGTCATCAGGCAGGGGCATGGGCGCCTCGCATCCGAATTGGCGAATACGCCCAGCATAGTGAAGGGGCCCCCTGCTGGCACCCGTCACGGCAACGTATCAGCCGAAGAACTTCTGTCCCAGCAGCAGCAGCCAGGTCAGGCCGGCCAGCA
The Halomonas sp. H10-9-1 DNA segment above includes these coding regions:
- a CDS encoding IclR family transcriptional regulator C-terminal domain-containing protein, yielding MTPEEEVLSPDDRDFVTALASGLEVILAFDAAHPRMTLSEVAARTGMNRARARRFLLTLHALGYVRKQQRVFELAPKVLQLGYAFLSSNNYRSVIQQILEDITRQCGESSSLGVLDGEDVTYVARSSSRHRLMAITLSVGTRLPAAHTSMGRVLLAQLPDAELDAWLERTVLQQHTDKTIVDKGELRKCILKVRQQGYAIADQELDSGLRSIAVPAFDANGHLLGAINISTNAARIGHETLIGEYLPLLLQKAREIRTTIS
- the aroQ gene encoding type II 3-dehydroquinate dehydratase — encoded protein: MNKVLVLHGPNLNLLGTRQPEIYGYESLEDIDNALFEQAALGGWEVRCRQSNHEGELIDLIHAARLDGTAAIIINPAAYTHTSVAILDALNAFDGRVIEVHLSNVHKREGFRHHSYVSLRADGVIAGLGSQGYRAALEAVMQAA
- the glnE gene encoding bifunctional [glutamate--ammonia ligase]-adenylyl-L-tyrosine phosphorylase/[glutamate--ammonia-ligase] adenylyltransferase; protein product: MPLPDDFLPLIDIPAVLKAPLERTRVRLAEALGQAESMAEMTDRDSPLEDWLGLAEPRREQLARVLAISDFVAETLVRYPDWLLHLDANGELDAAPEAEVLRGWLAERLEEAEDEAAMHAAIRRFRRARMVGIAWRDLTRPEGIDMWATAAAVSRLAETCLEAALAWLEHFLEPRWGRPALRRDGSEQRLVVLGMGKLGAGELNLSSDIDLIFAFPENGETTGGRKSLEHQEYFTKLGQRLIAALDAVTADGFAFRVDMRLRPLGDGGPLVGSFNSLSGYYQDQGREWERYAMLKARPVAGDLDAGAELLAGLRPFVYRKYLDFGAIESLRELKGMINREVRRKGMEGNIKLGPGGIREVEFVVQAFQLIRGGRDTELQVTSLKSALERLPELGLLPAEVVEELLPDYVFLRDLEHALQALEDRQTQSLPADDLDRERVSLALGMEGWPALMARLDEVRTRVRRHFDAVIADPEEESEEVAEATAGGIPLEQWRALWRGELDEEEGVTLLGDAGFVDPAAAARRLAAFHHSRQVQGMQRIGFERLEALLPLLLDAVAASDTPDTALERVLPLIESVLRRTAYLALLRENPDALGHLMTLCAASPWIAEHMARNPILLDELLTPETLYSPADKSRLADELRQVLARIPEEDEEAQLEALRIFKHAQTLHVAASDVAGTRHLMKVSDYLTYIAEVILEAVLTMAWKHLTRKHGFPELAGGGRADAEPAFLIVGYGKLGGIELGYGSDLDLVFIHDGATQGETDGKRVLDNAVFYTRLGQRIIHLLTAVTPAGTLYEVDMRLRPSGNSGLLVTSLNAYADYQRREAWTWEHQALVRARVVAGHPRLTEGFDGVRREVLGRARDVEALRGEVVKMRHKMRDHLAGKSGEGEFDLKHDPGGMVDLEFLCQFAVLAMGHETPELLAYSDNMRILETLEATERLPARECQRLREAYLALRSAAHRASLTREPARGRDEAFQEHRRVVSEAWQRLLEPATDSNGQDRLPKESQ
- a CDS encoding AEC family transporter; its protein translation is MLEILSITLPIFLLIGAGFLAALSGLVSRDNMQGIATFVMYFALPSLLIRALTATPLEEALNVGYLLAYGLGSAVVFAVGLTLSHRRGHSLDAAAIHALGMSAANSGFIGYPVAVMVIGAPAAIFMALNMVVETMLIIPVALTLAEASRHNGGGLSRIVRKTFARLSRNPVLVGLLCGVILALTGWQLPGPLSRSIDMLAEAAGPAALFTIGGMLHGLKIRGMAADMGQVVIGKLLLHPLAVLIFFLLLPSPDPLMIAAGLLFACAPMISVYPLFGKQFDQGDTSAAALMIGTLASFLTISLMIWLLTLFGLLPL